The following are from one region of the Hydrogenophaga sp. BPS33 genome:
- a CDS encoding DUF2271 domain-containing protein, with protein MSRSLLTLLATACATALPALAHSRPLTLTAQLKNYGGDGAYLAAYLTDAKGAYVRTLWVAGGKAKYHKHLSDWSRLSAGDTKRLDGVTGASVGAGRTLKVTADLADALIDAGYEIRIDAAVEDMRDSPSEVRIPLSTANAGKPQPGKQYIQSVNFEFK; from the coding sequence ATGTCCAGATCCCTTTTGACCCTTCTGGCCACCGCTTGTGCGACGGCCCTTCCCGCTCTTGCGCACAGCCGTCCACTCACGCTGACCGCCCAGCTCAAGAACTACGGCGGCGACGGCGCCTACCTGGCGGCGTACCTGACCGATGCCAAGGGGGCCTATGTGCGAACGCTGTGGGTCGCTGGCGGCAAGGCCAAGTACCACAAGCACTTGTCCGACTGGAGCCGCCTTTCGGCTGGTGACACCAAGCGGCTGGACGGCGTCACTGGCGCCAGCGTGGGCGCGGGGCGAACACTCAAGGTCACAGCCGATCTGGCCGATGCGCTGATCGACGCAGGCTATGAGATCCGCATCGACGCCGCGGTAGAAGACATGCGCGACAGCCCTTCGGAGGTCCGCATACCGCTGTCCACCGCCAACGCCGGCAAGCCACAGCCCGGCAAGCAATACATCCAGTCCGTGAACTTCGAGTTCAAGTAA
- a CDS encoding PepSY domain-containing protein: MKHPPCLRHGLLALSFSLAALPALADDDCEAPLNRWQSRDAVRQMAVAQGWQIQRLKIDDGCYEVRGTDALGRTFKARIDPETLKVLKLKQDDHPRARDHDRDRNAE; the protein is encoded by the coding sequence ATGAAACACCCCCCCTGTTTGCGCCATGGCCTGTTGGCGCTGTCATTCAGCCTGGCTGCGCTGCCCGCCCTGGCCGACGATGACTGCGAGGCGCCGCTGAATCGCTGGCAGTCACGCGATGCTGTGCGGCAGATGGCGGTTGCACAGGGCTGGCAGATCCAGCGGCTGAAGATCGACGACGGCTGCTACGAAGTGCGGGGCACGGATGCCCTGGGCCGCACCTTCAAGGCCCGGATCGATCCGGAGACCCTGAAGGTGTTGAAGCTGAAGCAGGACGACCACCCAAGAGCCCGCGATCACGATCGCGATCGCAATGCCGAATAA
- a CDS encoding Hsp20/alpha crystallin family protein translates to MRNDVQTTASGSNNSNPAPAASQEQPRTQYSDAALTPPVDVVEDSNGITLYADLPGVSKEKLNLHVESDTLTIEAESDLTAPEGLASHHTEVNLARFRRVFTLSKELDAEKVSAELAQGVLKLRIPKAEHAQPRRIEVQVA, encoded by the coding sequence ATGCGCAACGATGTACAGACCACCGCCAGCGGCAGCAACAACAGCAACCCCGCGCCGGCGGCTTCGCAGGAACAACCACGCACCCAATACAGCGACGCCGCCCTCACGCCGCCCGTGGACGTGGTGGAAGACAGCAACGGCATCACGCTCTACGCAGACCTGCCCGGCGTGAGCAAGGAGAAGCTCAATCTCCATGTGGAGTCGGACACCTTGACCATCGAGGCCGAGTCCGACCTGACGGCCCCCGAAGGGCTGGCCTCGCACCACACCGAGGTGAACCTGGCCCGGTTTCGGCGGGTGTTCACCTTGAGCAAGGAGCTCGATGCCGAGAAGGTGTCTGCGGAGCTGGCCCAGGGCGTGCTGAAACTGCGCATTCCCAAAGCCGAGCACGCGCAACCCAGGCGCATCGAGGTGCAGGTCGCTTGA
- a CDS encoding DUF3014 domain-containing protein — MPPRYPERDDKPHWTLYVLALLLLAVAGYFGWQYYQARQAPVPPEPAPVASAPVAPPAPAEPAAPAIQHPVEPPAGEPVAEPASLPALADADPYVGERLGELLGRPNVLRFLQLEGFVKRTVATVDNLGRSHAPVLVWPVNPTPGKFSPAQSADGSAQTIHPDNAARYEPFVRFVESVDTGQAVALYRRLYPLFQQAYEELGFPGRYFNDRLVQVLDQLIATPVPAAPPAVVLVEVKGEVPSTRPWVRYEYADPKLQSMSAGQKMLLRVGAGNQRRLQAKLVDIRGRVAKR, encoded by the coding sequence ATGCCACCACGCTACCCTGAACGAGACGACAAACCCCACTGGACCCTGTACGTGTTGGCCTTGCTCCTGCTCGCTGTGGCCGGCTACTTCGGCTGGCAGTACTACCAAGCCCGGCAGGCCCCAGTCCCCCCTGAGCCTGCGCCGGTGGCGAGCGCCCCCGTCGCACCGCCCGCGCCGGCCGAGCCCGCAGCGCCCGCCATTCAGCACCCGGTGGAGCCTCCGGCCGGCGAGCCAGTGGCCGAGCCCGCATCCCTGCCCGCGCTGGCCGACGCCGACCCTTACGTCGGTGAGCGCCTGGGCGAACTGCTGGGCCGCCCGAACGTGCTGCGCTTCCTGCAGCTCGAGGGCTTCGTGAAGCGAACGGTGGCCACGGTGGACAACCTGGGGCGCTCGCACGCGCCGGTGCTGGTCTGGCCGGTCAACCCCACCCCGGGGAAATTCTCCCCGGCCCAGAGCGCCGACGGCAGCGCGCAAACCATTCACCCCGACAACGCCGCGCGCTACGAGCCCTTCGTGCGGTTTGTCGAATCGGTGGACACGGGCCAGGCCGTGGCGCTGTACCGACGCCTCTACCCGCTGTTCCAGCAGGCGTACGAGGAACTGGGCTTCCCGGGCCGCTACTTCAATGACCGCCTGGTGCAGGTGCTGGACCAGCTCATCGCCACGCCCGTGCCCGCCGCGCCACCGGCCGTGGTGCTGGTGGAGGTCAAGGGGGAGGTGCCGTCGACCCGACCGTGGGTGCGCTATGAGTACGCGGACCCGAAACTTCAATCGATGTCTGCCGGGCAGAAGATGCTGCTGCGCGTGGGTGCGGGCAACCAGCGCCGCTTGCAGGCGAAGCTGGTGGACATTCGCGGGCGCGTTGCGAAGCGCTGA
- a CDS encoding FAD:protein FMN transferase has translation MPKMSSETAVTCKRTTLHGPTMGTRWSATVDTDNTMDLEALRQDLATAVEQVDEQMSPWKPDSDLMRLNRAPVGTWVDLSADIVDVLDCALEFQRLSAGAFDPCVGELVDAWGFGAVRDTPDADAIRAARQPEAHAGPGSIELERPAGRARKRRSLQLDLCGIAKGYAVDRMVTVLQQHGVRHALAALDGELRAVGRQASGAPWAVALERPEVGLRAVQGVIELEDLAVATSGDYRRCLQVGEARLAHTMDARRRAPVNNAVASVTVLARTCMHADAWATALLVAGSDEGLAMAQRMGLDVLFLVRRAEGLVELGLGRFGRFGRSAALSK, from the coding sequence ATGCCGAAGATGTCTTCTGAAACGGCCGTGACTTGCAAGCGCACCACCCTGCACGGTCCGACCATGGGCACGCGTTGGTCGGCCACGGTCGACACCGACAACACCATGGACCTCGAAGCCCTGCGCCAGGACCTCGCCACTGCGGTGGAGCAGGTGGATGAGCAGATGTCGCCCTGGAAACCGGACAGCGACCTCATGCGCCTGAACCGGGCGCCCGTGGGCACCTGGGTGGATCTGTCCGCTGACATCGTGGATGTGCTGGACTGTGCGCTCGAGTTCCAGCGCCTGAGTGCCGGTGCATTCGATCCGTGCGTTGGGGAACTGGTCGATGCCTGGGGCTTCGGCGCAGTGCGCGACACACCCGACGCGGACGCGATCCGCGCCGCACGCCAGCCCGAGGCGCATGCAGGGCCTGGGAGCATCGAGCTGGAAAGGCCCGCCGGCCGTGCCCGCAAGCGCCGGTCCTTGCAGCTCGACCTGTGCGGCATTGCCAAGGGCTACGCGGTGGACCGCATGGTCACGGTGCTGCAACAGCATGGTGTGCGGCACGCACTGGCCGCGCTGGACGGAGAGCTTCGCGCGGTGGGTCGCCAGGCCAGCGGCGCGCCCTGGGCCGTGGCGCTCGAACGCCCCGAGGTGGGGCTGCGCGCGGTGCAGGGTGTCATCGAGCTGGAGGACCTGGCCGTGGCCACCTCGGGCGACTACCGGCGCTGCTTGCAGGTGGGCGAAGCGCGCCTGGCCCACACCATGGACGCGCGCCGCCGCGCGCCGGTGAACAACGCAGTGGCGTCGGTCACCGTGCTGGCGCGTACCTGCATGCACGCAGACGCCTGGGCCACGGCCTTGCTGGTGGCAGGCTCCGACGAAGGTCTAGCCATGGCCCAGCGCATGGGGTTGGACGTGCTGTTCCTGGTGCGCCGTGCAGAAGGTTTGGTGGAGCTGGGACTGGGCCGGTTTGGCCGGTTTGGCAGGTCCGCAGCCCTGTCAAAGTGA
- a CDS encoding Hsp20/alpha crystallin family protein — protein sequence MYRSLFPRDMLAEMDRLQRDMQQAFDLSPTIRGFARHGFPALNVGGTPQTIEIYAFAPGIDQSSLEVNLERGVLTIAGERKSPLPTSDAKNAVHINERFAGRFRRVVTLPDDADPEQVSAKLRDGVLHISIQRRASAQPRRIAIQ from the coding sequence ATGTACCGATCCTTGTTCCCTCGCGATATGCTCGCGGAGATGGATCGCCTGCAGCGCGATATGCAGCAGGCCTTCGATCTGTCTCCCACCATTCGTGGCTTCGCACGCCACGGCTTTCCCGCCCTCAACGTGGGCGGCACTCCCCAGACGATCGAGATCTATGCCTTTGCGCCAGGCATCGACCAGTCGTCGCTGGAGGTCAACCTGGAGCGCGGCGTGCTCACCATCGCCGGTGAACGCAAGAGCCCCCTGCCCACGTCGGACGCCAAGAACGCGGTGCACATCAACGAGCGCTTCGCAGGCCGCTTCCGCCGCGTCGTGACCCTGCCCGATGACGCCGACCCCGAACAGGTCTCTGCGAAGCTGCGAGATGGCGTGTTGCACATCTCCATCCAGCGGCGCGCTTCCGCCCAGCCGCGCCGCATCGCCATCCAATGA
- a CDS encoding PepSY domain-containing protein, protein MSWKAIHRWLGLTVGCLAVVLGVTGAVLTIDPVQQAWQAPAAPGDLPVATLVERVTRTVPTAEEIRHLPSGAIVVFSFAGDQPQATYVDPADGRVLSAWQASSLPRWVKNLHRSLLMGDAGRWGAAGVALAMALVCISALVLLLRRMGGWRRLAARVRGSLAQRIHVVAGRVVLAVLCLTSLTALTMSASTLGLVVLDSRTEPDVLSVVSGQPALRGEQLVTMQNLAVKDLRKLNFPGTTDPEDTWKVTTAQGQGWIDRYSGQMLVWQDATVAQRVNHLAVVLHTGEASWPWAVVLGCVGASVLLFWLSGVVLWWQARRLEPHITGNAPLAQADVLIYVASEGGSTWGFAQTLQDALSQVGHRVHTSALENFQTTAATRQVFVLAATYGEGQAPAHASHALEHIAKLKANAVPVTVLGFGDRQFPTFCAFAETLDQKLRALGWLSLLPLECIHQQSGQQFALWGVALAQALGEPLVLEHAPRVPPATALTLIARQDYSSGAGPATAILRFAWPAQSLGARLRGHGLARFAAGDLVGILPPGSAVPRYYSLASGQEDGFLEICARQMAGGLCSTHLLGLKMGDSITAFIRSNPGFALPRTRRPVLLIGAGTGVAPLAGFIRRNDRHRPMHLYFGGRDPARDFYFGPDIQHWLVEGRLTTLHTAFSRVPEGGGYVQDALRRDAESLRDWMMRGALVRVCGGRAMAQGVAEALDAVLAPLQLSVAKLKASERYAEDVF, encoded by the coding sequence GTGAGTTGGAAAGCCATCCACCGCTGGCTGGGTCTGACGGTGGGCTGCCTGGCCGTGGTGCTGGGCGTCACCGGCGCCGTTCTGACGATCGATCCCGTGCAACAGGCGTGGCAGGCCCCCGCCGCACCGGGCGATTTGCCTGTGGCCACGCTGGTGGAGCGCGTCACGCGCACCGTTCCGACAGCGGAAGAAATTCGCCACCTGCCCTCGGGTGCCATCGTGGTGTTCAGCTTTGCTGGCGATCAACCGCAGGCAACTTACGTCGATCCGGCCGATGGCCGGGTGCTGAGTGCCTGGCAAGCCTCGTCGCTGCCGCGCTGGGTGAAGAACCTGCACCGCTCGCTGCTGATGGGCGACGCCGGGCGCTGGGGTGCTGCGGGCGTTGCGCTGGCCATGGCCTTGGTGTGCATTTCTGCCCTGGTGCTGCTGCTGCGCCGCATGGGTGGCTGGCGGCGGTTGGCGGCGCGGGTGCGCGGTTCGCTGGCGCAACGCATCCATGTGGTCGCGGGTCGCGTGGTGCTCGCCGTTTTGTGCCTGACGTCGCTCACGGCGCTGACCATGAGCGCATCGACCCTGGGGCTGGTGGTTCTCGATTCCAGGACCGAGCCTGATGTGCTTTCGGTGGTTTCCGGCCAGCCGGCCTTGCGTGGCGAGCAACTGGTCACGATGCAAAACCTGGCCGTGAAGGACCTGCGCAAGCTGAATTTTCCCGGCACCACCGATCCGGAGGACACGTGGAAGGTCACCACCGCCCAAGGTCAAGGCTGGATCGATCGGTATTCGGGGCAGATGCTGGTCTGGCAAGACGCCACCGTGGCGCAGCGCGTCAACCACCTGGCCGTGGTGCTGCATACGGGCGAAGCGTCCTGGCCCTGGGCCGTGGTGCTCGGGTGCGTGGGTGCCAGCGTGCTGCTGTTCTGGCTGTCGGGCGTGGTCCTCTGGTGGCAAGCACGTCGCCTGGAACCACACATCACGGGCAACGCCCCGCTGGCGCAGGCCGACGTGCTCATCTACGTGGCCAGCGAAGGGGGCAGCACCTGGGGCTTTGCCCAAACGCTGCAAGACGCGCTGAGCCAGGTTGGCCACCGCGTGCACACCAGCGCGCTGGAGAACTTTCAAACGACGGCCGCCACGCGGCAGGTGTTCGTGCTGGCCGCCACCTATGGTGAAGGCCAGGCCCCGGCCCATGCCAGCCATGCCCTGGAGCACATCGCCAAGCTCAAGGCCAACGCCGTGCCGGTGACGGTGCTTGGCTTTGGCGACCGGCAGTTCCCAACCTTCTGTGCCTTTGCCGAAACGCTGGACCAGAAACTGCGCGCGCTGGGCTGGCTCTCGCTGCTGCCGCTCGAATGCATCCACCAACAGTCCGGCCAACAGTTCGCGCTCTGGGGCGTTGCCCTGGCACAAGCGCTGGGCGAACCCTTGGTGCTGGAGCATGCGCCGCGCGTGCCCCCCGCCACAGCACTCACGCTCATAGCGCGACAGGACTACAGCAGTGGCGCCGGACCGGCCACTGCGATCCTGCGCTTTGCGTGGCCTGCACAGAGCCTGGGCGCACGCCTGCGCGGGCACGGCCTGGCGCGGTTTGCGGCGGGCGACCTCGTGGGCATCTTGCCGCCGGGATCGGCCGTGCCGCGTTACTACTCGCTGGCCTCGGGCCAGGAAGATGGGTTTCTGGAAATCTGCGCGCGGCAGATGGCCGGCGGTCTGTGCTCCACGCACTTGCTGGGCCTGAAGATGGGGGACAGCATCACCGCCTTCATCCGGTCCAACCCTGGTTTTGCATTGCCGCGAACGCGTCGGCCTGTGCTGCTGATCGGGGCGGGCACCGGCGTGGCGCCGCTGGCGGGCTTCATCCGCCGCAACGACAGACACCGTCCCATGCATCTTTACTTTGGCGGGCGCGATCCGGCACGCGACTTCTACTTCGGCCCCGACATCCAGCACTGGCTCGTTGAAGGGCGCCTGACGACGTTGCACACGGCCTTCTCGCGCGTGCCAGAAGGCGGCGGCTATGTGCAGGACGCCCTGCGCCGGGATGCCGAGAGCCTGCGCGATTGGATGATGCGGGGCGCCCTCGTGCGTGTCTGCGGCGGGCGCGCCATGGCGCAGGGCGTGGCCGAGGCGCTGGACGCGGTGCTGGCGCCACTGCAACTGAGCGTGGCCAAGCTCAAAGCCAGCGAGCGCTATGCCGAAGATGTCTTCTGA